In the genome of Nitrospira japonica, one region contains:
- a CDS encoding phosphoribosylanthranilate isomerase: protein MSLTRGAPGRIKICGITNEEDAAAALLAGADALGFVFYRKSPRWIDPTVAGRIISSLPPFVAAVGVFVNEEVKVVRDLMDGCGLALAQLHGDETAAYCLELARPAVKALRIKDRGSFLALAEFQGRAGIRGFLLDAYAEDAYGGTGRTVDWALAAEAARSASVLLAGGLTPENVAEAIRAVRPYGVDVSSGVESTPGKKDAEKVRRFIQSAREAFAT from the coding sequence ATGTCCCTGACGCGTGGCGCACCCGGCAGGATCAAGATCTGCGGGATCACGAACGAGGAGGACGCAGCCGCCGCGTTGTTGGCCGGAGCCGATGCCCTGGGGTTCGTGTTCTATCGCAAGAGTCCGCGCTGGATTGATCCGACCGTGGCGGGCCGCATCATCAGCTCCCTGCCGCCGTTCGTCGCGGCGGTCGGCGTGTTCGTCAACGAAGAAGTGAAGGTGGTGCGCGATCTCATGGACGGCTGCGGGCTTGCTCTCGCGCAGTTGCATGGGGATGAAACCGCCGCCTATTGTCTCGAGCTGGCGCGGCCCGCGGTCAAGGCCCTCCGCATCAAGGACCGCGGCAGCTTTCTCGCGCTGGCGGAATTCCAGGGGCGCGCGGGAATCCGTGGCTTTCTGCTGGACGCGTACGCCGAGGACGCCTACGGTGGAACCGGCCGCACCGTGGATTGGGCTCTCGCGGCCGAGGCGGCGCGAAGCGCCTCCGTGTTGCTGGCCGGGGGATTGACGCCCGAGAACGTGGCAGAAGCCATCCGGGCGGTGAGGCCCTACGGCGTGGACGTCAGCAGCGGCGTCGAATCAACGCCGGGCAAGAAGGATGCTGAGAAAGTCCGTCGATTCATCCAATCGGCCAGAGAAGCATTCGCAACCTGA